In a single window of the Mauremys reevesii isolate NIE-2019 linkage group 3, ASM1616193v1, whole genome shotgun sequence genome:
- the CCDC28A gene encoding coiled-coil domain-containing protein 28A, translating to MEERKIKRRSPKSSSSHPTQVANAKKNSVPVSRSTAFSNPAPQANSQRPKLKRGIKEKAKPPGGEGKGAQAAPIQHSFLTDVSDVQEMERGLLSLLNDFHSGKLQAFGNECSIEQMEHVRGMQEKLARLNLELYGELEELPEDKRKVASDSNLDRLLSDLEELNSSIQKLHLADVQDIPNTSTS from the exons GGAGCCCCAAATCATCCAGTAGTCACCCAACTCAGGTTGCTAATGCCAAGAAAAATTCTGTGCCGGTCAGTAGAAGTACAGCATTTTCAAATCCTGCACCACAAGCAAATTCACAAAGACCGAAGTTAAAAAG AGGaataaaagaaaaagccaaacctccaggaggggaaggaaaagggGCGCAGGCAGCTCCAATACAGCACTCTTTTCTCACAGATGTATCAGACGTTCAAGAGATGGAGAGGGGACTTCTGAGCCTTCTAAATGATTTCCACTCTGGCAAACTTCAAGCATTCG GAAATGAGTGTTCCATAGAACAGATGGAACATGTgcgggggatgcaggagaagctAGCTCGCTTGAATTTGGAACTCTATGGGGAGTTGGAAGAACTTCCTGAAGATAAAAGAAAAGTTGCCAGTGACTCCAATTTGGATAGGCTGCTATCAGAT CTGGAAGAACTGAATTCTTCTAT ACAAAAACTTCATTTAGCAGATGTACAAGATATCCCAAATACCTCCACCAGTTAA